The Buchnera aphidicola (Formosaphis micheliae) nucleotide sequence TCTTTTTTATAATATATATTATAGTAATAATAGTGATTATAAATTAAAAAAATTAATATTATTAATATAGAATGTATTTTTATATAATCATTGATTGATTATTAATTATTAATTATTTTATTCTAAATACAAATTAAAATTATTTTTTTTATGCTTAAAAAATAAAGTGTGTCTTATTGTTAAATAATATATTTTTTATATATTTATATTATGATATAATTTTATATATTTATTATATTTGTAAATTTTACAAATTTCAAAAGAAATATATTATTTTTTATTTACTCAACAAAGTAATTTTGTGACAATTAGATTTAAAAAAAATAAATAAAGTAATTTTAGTTATAATTTGTTTTAACTGTTTAATTAATCATAATTCATTTTGTAAAATATGATTATATATTGTAACTAAAATGAGAATTATACAAAAAAGATCAAGATGAAAATAGTGTAAATTAATAGTAATAACATATGTGTGATAAATATTGATTTATTAATTAAAATTATTATCGTATTTAAATAAATAGATTAGATTAATTTAATAAGAATAATTTAATTAAAGTTGTTTCTTATGAATATAATATAATAAATGTACTTAAAAAAATATATTTAATTGTAATAAAAATATTAAAAATATAAATTACTTACATATTCAAGTTAATATAATAAATCCTTTTTAGATTAATGAAATATTTTAAAAAGTTAAAATTATATTACAATATAATTTTATAAGTTATGTAGATATATTAAATAAAATAGAATTATATATTATGTTAAACAAAATTAATTATTTATTAATATTTTAATATTAATTTATATATGATTTATATTAATTGAATATTCAGATAATATTAAACCTTCTACGTTAAAATAATAGAAGGTTTAAAAAAATATTAAAATAATATTTTAGTAAAACATTATAATTTATAACTAAAATAATATATCTTTATTATATAAAATATAAATGATTATATTGTTTTTTTATTTATTATTTAATAAATTAAAATAAATACTTTTTATTAAAAAAATAGTATTCTATTAACATAGTATTATTAAACATTAAATATATATTAATGTTTTGTAGGTTATAATATAGTAATATTTATATATTAGTTTTTTATATTAATAAGTGTTTTATTTGAATTATAGTAAAAAATCTTCTAAATTTTTTTTATGATCTAAAATAGCATTTTTAATAATAGCAGGTGTTCTACCTTGACCTGTCCACGTTTTAAAATCTCCTTTTTCATTTATATATTTATATTTTGCTGGTCTAATTTTTTTTTTTGATTTACTAGTATGTTTATGAGTATTCATAGTATCTAATAATTCATTTGGATTAATTCCATCTGCTATTAACATTTCTCGATATTGTTTTAATTTCTTTGTTTTTTCTTTAATTTCAGCTTTAACTTGATTTTCTTCTTCTCTACGTTCATGTACAATTGCTTCTAATTTTTCTAACATTTCTTCTAAGGTTTCTAAAGAACAATCCCGAGCTTGTGCTCGTAAAATACGAATATTGTTTAGAATTTTCAGTGTTTCGTTCATATCACCATCTCACGAGATAATAAAATAAATTTTATTCATTCAACAATAAAATAATAATGTAATATAAATAAAAGAGCATATATATTTTATTTTGATAAAAATAAATTTTTAATATTTAATTATTCATGCTTATTTATATATATATATATTATTAAAATTAAATATCTTATATATTAAAGTAATATATTTTTGTATAAAGATATTATATAATATAACTATTTATTTAATAACGTTATTATGTTAATGTATTTTTTTTTAAAAATAAAGTAAAAATATATAACATATTTTCATAAAAAAAAACAAATAAATTAAAAATAATAAATT carries:
- the hns gene encoding histone-like nucleoid-structuring protein H-NS, yielding MNETLKILNNIRILRAQARDCSLETLEEMLEKLEAIVHERREEENQVKAEIKEKTKKLKQYREMLIADGINPNELLDTMNTHKHTSKSKKKIRPAKYKYINEKGDFKTWTGQGRTPAIIKNAILDHKKNLEDFLL